From Corvus moneduloides isolate bCorMon1 chromosome 2, bCorMon1.pri, whole genome shotgun sequence, one genomic window encodes:
- the CD47 gene encoding leukocyte surface antigen CD47 isoform X6, with the protein MWLLAVSVLLGALRAGSAQLSLVGTGVIEKNDCNETVVLPCYVTNLKENNENLMLVTWKKQGDIIFSYHGGKKEFNINPSFSSARLLSQPDLIKGVASLVLSSAQATVGNYSCEVIESNSVGEIKMELRNSSVVSCSGETPEERCGSWFLLVERAVIISLMSLLVVLCAAQLSVIGLKYEIESQRKVCSIVALVIFAVVAGVGAALFVQDGYTVQSQAGLGLTVIPAVILVPLQYVMFGIVFDSLPQATLALIGLKLLGYIIAVVGFALCVPACPQLHGSVLIAGLAIMAIASLLSLAYVFIMGSSC; encoded by the exons gTTCTGCCCAGTTGTCACTTGTTGGGACAGGTGTTATAGAAAAAAATGACTGTAATGAAACTGTAGTTTTACCTTGTTACGTGACTAATTTGAAGGAGAACAATGAGAATTTGATGCTTGTTACATGGAAAAAGCAAGGagatataattttttcttatcatggaggaaaaaaggagtttAATATTAATCCATCGTTTTCATCTGCAAGATTGTTATCCCAGCCGGATTTAATCAAGGGTGTGGCCTCACTGGTGCTCAGCAGTGCACAAGCAACTGTTGGAAATTACAGCTGTGAAGTAATAGAATCGAACAGCgtaggagaaataaaaatggaactTAGAAACAGCTCAG tTGTCAGTTGCAGCGGTGAAACACCAGAGGAAAGATGCG GATCATGGTTCCTTCTAGTGGAAAGGGCTGTCATCATATCATTGATGAGCTTACTTGTTGTTTTGTGTGCAGCTCAGTTAAGTGTTATTG GATTAAAGTATGAAATTGAATCTCAGAGGAAAGTGTGCAGTATTGTAGCACTTGTCATCTTTGCAGTTGTAGCTGGTGTAGGCGCTGCTCTTTTTGTCCAAG ATGGCTATACTGTACAGAGTCAAGCTGGTCTTGGCCTAACTGTAATCCCTGCGGTGATTTTGGTACCACTTCAGTACGTCATGTTTGGAATTG tttttgACAGTCTACCGCAGGCAACGTTGGCTCTGATAGGTTTGAAACTTCTTGGTTATATAATTGCTGTGGTTGGTTTTGCACTGTGTGTCCCAG CCTGTCCTCAGTTACATGGGTCTGTTCTGATTGCTGGCTTAGCTATTATGGCTATTGCAAGTTTGCTTAGTCTGGCTTACGTGTTTATTATGG GCTCCAGCTGTTGA
- the CD47 gene encoding leukocyte surface antigen CD47 isoform X3, whose product MWLLAVSVLLGALRAGSAQLSLVGTGVIEKNDCNETVVLPCYVTNLKENNENLMLVTWKKQGDIIFSYHGGKKEFNINPSFSSARLLSQPDLIKGVASLVLSSAQATVGNYSCEVIESNSVGEIKMELRNSSVVSCSGETPEERCGSWFLLVERAVIISLMSLLVVLCAAQLSVIGLKYEIESQRKVCSIVALVIFAVVAGVGAALFVQDGYTVQSQAGLGLTVIPAVILVPLQYVMFGIVFDSLPQATLALIGLKLLGYIIAVVGFALCVPACPQLHGSVLIAGLAIMAIASLLSLAYVFIMGSRMKDHPRPGNCRAM is encoded by the exons gTTCTGCCCAGTTGTCACTTGTTGGGACAGGTGTTATAGAAAAAAATGACTGTAATGAAACTGTAGTTTTACCTTGTTACGTGACTAATTTGAAGGAGAACAATGAGAATTTGATGCTTGTTACATGGAAAAAGCAAGGagatataattttttcttatcatggaggaaaaaaggagtttAATATTAATCCATCGTTTTCATCTGCAAGATTGTTATCCCAGCCGGATTTAATCAAGGGTGTGGCCTCACTGGTGCTCAGCAGTGCACAAGCAACTGTTGGAAATTACAGCTGTGAAGTAATAGAATCGAACAGCgtaggagaaataaaaatggaactTAGAAACAGCTCAG tTGTCAGTTGCAGCGGTGAAACACCAGAGGAAAGATGCG GATCATGGTTCCTTCTAGTGGAAAGGGCTGTCATCATATCATTGATGAGCTTACTTGTTGTTTTGTGTGCAGCTCAGTTAAGTGTTATTG GATTAAAGTATGAAATTGAATCTCAGAGGAAAGTGTGCAGTATTGTAGCACTTGTCATCTTTGCAGTTGTAGCTGGTGTAGGCGCTGCTCTTTTTGTCCAAG ATGGCTATACTGTACAGAGTCAAGCTGGTCTTGGCCTAACTGTAATCCCTGCGGTGATTTTGGTACCACTTCAGTACGTCATGTTTGGAATTG tttttgACAGTCTACCGCAGGCAACGTTGGCTCTGATAGGTTTGAAACTTCTTGGTTATATAATTGCTGTGGTTGGTTTTGCACTGTGTGTCCCAG CCTGTCCTCAGTTACATGGGTCTGTTCTGATTGCTGGCTTAGCTATTATGGCTATTGCAAGTTTGCTTAGTCTGGCTTACGTGTTTATTATGG gTTCCAGAATGAAAGATCATCCTCGTCCGGGG AACTGCAGAGCTATGTGA
- the CD47 gene encoding leukocyte surface antigen CD47 isoform X4 translates to MWLLAVSVLLGALRAGSAQLSLVGTGVIEKNDCNETVVLPCYVTNLKENNENLMLVTWKKQGDIIFSYHGGKKEFNINPSFSSARLLSQPDLIKGVASLVLSSAQATVGNYSCEVIESNSVGEIKMELRNSSVVSCSGETPEERCGSWFLLVERAVIISLMSLLVVLCAAQLSVIGLKYEIESQRKVCSIVALVIFAVVAGVGAALFVQDGYTVQSQAGLGLTVIPAVILVPLQYVMFGIVFDSLPQATLALIGLKLLGYIIAVVGFALCVPACPQLHGSVLIAGLAIMAIASLLSLAYVFIMGSRMKDHPRPGMQKE, encoded by the exons gTTCTGCCCAGTTGTCACTTGTTGGGACAGGTGTTATAGAAAAAAATGACTGTAATGAAACTGTAGTTTTACCTTGTTACGTGACTAATTTGAAGGAGAACAATGAGAATTTGATGCTTGTTACATGGAAAAAGCAAGGagatataattttttcttatcatggaggaaaaaaggagtttAATATTAATCCATCGTTTTCATCTGCAAGATTGTTATCCCAGCCGGATTTAATCAAGGGTGTGGCCTCACTGGTGCTCAGCAGTGCACAAGCAACTGTTGGAAATTACAGCTGTGAAGTAATAGAATCGAACAGCgtaggagaaataaaaatggaactTAGAAACAGCTCAG tTGTCAGTTGCAGCGGTGAAACACCAGAGGAAAGATGCG GATCATGGTTCCTTCTAGTGGAAAGGGCTGTCATCATATCATTGATGAGCTTACTTGTTGTTTTGTGTGCAGCTCAGTTAAGTGTTATTG GATTAAAGTATGAAATTGAATCTCAGAGGAAAGTGTGCAGTATTGTAGCACTTGTCATCTTTGCAGTTGTAGCTGGTGTAGGCGCTGCTCTTTTTGTCCAAG ATGGCTATACTGTACAGAGTCAAGCTGGTCTTGGCCTAACTGTAATCCCTGCGGTGATTTTGGTACCACTTCAGTACGTCATGTTTGGAATTG tttttgACAGTCTACCGCAGGCAACGTTGGCTCTGATAGGTTTGAAACTTCTTGGTTATATAATTGCTGTGGTTGGTTTTGCACTGTGTGTCCCAG CCTGTCCTCAGTTACATGGGTCTGTTCTGATTGCTGGCTTAGCTATTATGGCTATTGCAAGTTTGCTTAGTCTGGCTTACGTGTTTATTATGG gTTCCAGAATGAAAGATCATCCTCGTCCGGGG atGCAAAAGGAGTGA
- the CD47 gene encoding leukocyte surface antigen CD47 isoform X5, with protein sequence MWLLAVSVLLGALRAGSAQLSLVGTGVIEKNDCNETVVLPCYVTNLKENNENLMLVTWKKQGDIIFSYHGGKKEFNINPSFSSARLLSQPDLIKGVASLVLSSAQATVGNYSCEVIESNSVGEIKMELRNSSGSWFLLVERAVIISLMSLLVVLCAAQLSVIGLKYEIESQRKVCSIVALVIFAVVAGVGAALFVQDGYTVQSQAGLGLTVIPAVILVPLQYVMFGIVFDSLPQATLALIGLKLLGYIIAVVGFALCVPACPQLHGSVLIAGLAIMAIASLLSLAYVFIMGSRMKDHPRPGKAVEEPLNDAKGVMLE encoded by the exons gTTCTGCCCAGTTGTCACTTGTTGGGACAGGTGTTATAGAAAAAAATGACTGTAATGAAACTGTAGTTTTACCTTGTTACGTGACTAATTTGAAGGAGAACAATGAGAATTTGATGCTTGTTACATGGAAAAAGCAAGGagatataattttttcttatcatggaggaaaaaaggagtttAATATTAATCCATCGTTTTCATCTGCAAGATTGTTATCCCAGCCGGATTTAATCAAGGGTGTGGCCTCACTGGTGCTCAGCAGTGCACAAGCAACTGTTGGAAATTACAGCTGTGAAGTAATAGAATCGAACAGCgtaggagaaataaaaatggaactTAGAAACAGCTCAG GATCATGGTTCCTTCTAGTGGAAAGGGCTGTCATCATATCATTGATGAGCTTACTTGTTGTTTTGTGTGCAGCTCAGTTAAGTGTTATTG GATTAAAGTATGAAATTGAATCTCAGAGGAAAGTGTGCAGTATTGTAGCACTTGTCATCTTTGCAGTTGTAGCTGGTGTAGGCGCTGCTCTTTTTGTCCAAG ATGGCTATACTGTACAGAGTCAAGCTGGTCTTGGCCTAACTGTAATCCCTGCGGTGATTTTGGTACCACTTCAGTACGTCATGTTTGGAATTG tttttgACAGTCTACCGCAGGCAACGTTGGCTCTGATAGGTTTGAAACTTCTTGGTTATATAATTGCTGTGGTTGGTTTTGCACTGTGTGTCCCAG CCTGTCCTCAGTTACATGGGTCTGTTCTGATTGCTGGCTTAGCTATTATGGCTATTGCAAGTTTGCTTAGTCTGGCTTACGTGTTTATTATGG gTTCCAGAATGAAAGATCATCCTCGTCCGGGG aAAGCTGTAGAAGAACCACTAAATG atGCAAAAGGAGTGATGTTAGAATGA
- the CD47 gene encoding leukocyte surface antigen CD47 isoform X1 translates to MWLLAVSVLLGALRAGSAQLSLVGTGVIEKNDCNETVVLPCYVTNLKENNENLMLVTWKKQGDIIFSYHGGKKEFNINPSFSSARLLSQPDLIKGVASLVLSSAQATVGNYSCEVIESNSVGEIKMELRNSSVVSCSGETPEERCGSWFLLVERAVIISLMSLLVVLCAAQLSVIGLKYEIESQRKVCSIVALVIFAVVAGVGAALFVQDGYTVQSQAGLGLTVIPAVILVPLQYVMFGIVFDSLPQATLALIGLKLLGYIIAVVGFALCVPACPQLHGSVLIAGLAIMAIASLLSLAYVFIMGSRMKDHPRPGKAVEEPLNDAKGVMLE, encoded by the exons gTTCTGCCCAGTTGTCACTTGTTGGGACAGGTGTTATAGAAAAAAATGACTGTAATGAAACTGTAGTTTTACCTTGTTACGTGACTAATTTGAAGGAGAACAATGAGAATTTGATGCTTGTTACATGGAAAAAGCAAGGagatataattttttcttatcatggaggaaaaaaggagtttAATATTAATCCATCGTTTTCATCTGCAAGATTGTTATCCCAGCCGGATTTAATCAAGGGTGTGGCCTCACTGGTGCTCAGCAGTGCACAAGCAACTGTTGGAAATTACAGCTGTGAAGTAATAGAATCGAACAGCgtaggagaaataaaaatggaactTAGAAACAGCTCAG tTGTCAGTTGCAGCGGTGAAACACCAGAGGAAAGATGCG GATCATGGTTCCTTCTAGTGGAAAGGGCTGTCATCATATCATTGATGAGCTTACTTGTTGTTTTGTGTGCAGCTCAGTTAAGTGTTATTG GATTAAAGTATGAAATTGAATCTCAGAGGAAAGTGTGCAGTATTGTAGCACTTGTCATCTTTGCAGTTGTAGCTGGTGTAGGCGCTGCTCTTTTTGTCCAAG ATGGCTATACTGTACAGAGTCAAGCTGGTCTTGGCCTAACTGTAATCCCTGCGGTGATTTTGGTACCACTTCAGTACGTCATGTTTGGAATTG tttttgACAGTCTACCGCAGGCAACGTTGGCTCTGATAGGTTTGAAACTTCTTGGTTATATAATTGCTGTGGTTGGTTTTGCACTGTGTGTCCCAG CCTGTCCTCAGTTACATGGGTCTGTTCTGATTGCTGGCTTAGCTATTATGGCTATTGCAAGTTTGCTTAGTCTGGCTTACGTGTTTATTATGG gTTCCAGAATGAAAGATCATCCTCGTCCGGGG aAAGCTGTAGAAGAACCACTAAATG atGCAAAAGGAGTGATGTTAGAATGA
- the CD47 gene encoding leukocyte surface antigen CD47 isoform X2, translating to MWLLAVSVLLGALRAGSAQLSLVGTGVIEKNDCNETVVLPCYVTNLKENNENLMLVTWKKQGDIIFSYHGGKKEFNINPSFSSARLLSQPDLIKGVASLVLSSAQATVGNYSCEVIESNSVGEIKMELRNSSVVSCSGETPEERCGSWFLLVERAVIISLMSLLVVLCAAQLSVIGLKYEIESQRKVCSIVALVIFAVVAGVGAALFVQDGYTVQSQAGLGLTVIPAVILVPLQYVMFGIVFDSLPQATLALIGLKLLGYIIAVVGFALCVPACPQLHGSVLIAGLAIMAIASLLSLAYVFIMGSRMKDHPRPGNHYLLYMSIRVI from the exons gTTCTGCCCAGTTGTCACTTGTTGGGACAGGTGTTATAGAAAAAAATGACTGTAATGAAACTGTAGTTTTACCTTGTTACGTGACTAATTTGAAGGAGAACAATGAGAATTTGATGCTTGTTACATGGAAAAAGCAAGGagatataattttttcttatcatggaggaaaaaaggagtttAATATTAATCCATCGTTTTCATCTGCAAGATTGTTATCCCAGCCGGATTTAATCAAGGGTGTGGCCTCACTGGTGCTCAGCAGTGCACAAGCAACTGTTGGAAATTACAGCTGTGAAGTAATAGAATCGAACAGCgtaggagaaataaaaatggaactTAGAAACAGCTCAG tTGTCAGTTGCAGCGGTGAAACACCAGAGGAAAGATGCG GATCATGGTTCCTTCTAGTGGAAAGGGCTGTCATCATATCATTGATGAGCTTACTTGTTGTTTTGTGTGCAGCTCAGTTAAGTGTTATTG GATTAAAGTATGAAATTGAATCTCAGAGGAAAGTGTGCAGTATTGTAGCACTTGTCATCTTTGCAGTTGTAGCTGGTGTAGGCGCTGCTCTTTTTGTCCAAG ATGGCTATACTGTACAGAGTCAAGCTGGTCTTGGCCTAACTGTAATCCCTGCGGTGATTTTGGTACCACTTCAGTACGTCATGTTTGGAATTG tttttgACAGTCTACCGCAGGCAACGTTGGCTCTGATAGGTTTGAAACTTCTTGGTTATATAATTGCTGTGGTTGGTTTTGCACTGTGTGTCCCAG CCTGTCCTCAGTTACATGGGTCTGTTCTGATTGCTGGCTTAGCTATTATGGCTATTGCAAGTTTGCTTAGTCTGGCTTACGTGTTTATTATGG gTTCCAGAATGAAAGATCATCCTCGTCCGGGG AATCACTACTTACTGTATATGTCAATTAGAGTAATTTAA